From a region of the Salarias fasciatus chromosome 6, fSalaFa1.1, whole genome shotgun sequence genome:
- the LOC115390940 gene encoding huntingtin isoform X1 has translation MATMEKLMKAFESLKSFQQQQGPPTAEELVQRQKKEQATTKKDRVTHCLTICENIVAQSLSRTSPEFQKLLGIAMEMFLLCSDDSESDVRMVADECLNKIIKALMDSNLPRLQLELYKEIKKNGASRSLRAALWRFAELAHLIRPQKCRPYLVNLLPCLTRITKRQEETVQETLAAAMPKIMMALGHFANDGEIKVLLKSFVANLKSSSPTIRRTAASSAVSVCQHSRRASYFYTWLLNVLLGLVVPVDEEHPTHLILGVLLTLRYLMPLLQQQVNTTSLKGSFGVMRKEADVQPTPEQLLQVYELTLHYTQHWDHNVVTASLELLQQVFRTPPPELLHMLITAGSISHATVFRQDAESRARSGSILELIGKILSGEEDGLEDDPERTEVTTGAFTASVVGADGSSAAQVDIITEQPRSSQHTLQPGDSVDLSVSSEQGGGGTSASGTPESPNDNEEEMLSRSSSGGANVTPETADYTTPENATPEGGPLGEGVTLLGTNDRSLPPSDSSQTTTEGPDSAVTPSDVAELVLDGSESQYSGMQIGTLQDEEDEATAAASSSQEEPPEPFLQSALALSKPHLFEGRGHNRQGSDSSVDRFIPKDEQAEPEPENKPSRIKGAIGHYTDQDVEPLVHCVRLLAASFLLTGQKNGLIPDKEVRVSVKALAVSCVGAAAALHPEAFFNSLYLEPLDGVPADEQQYISDVLGLIEHGDPQIRGATAILCGAIIQAALIKTRYNIHTWLASVQSATGNPLSLVDLVPLLRKTLKDESSVTCKMACSAVRHCIMTVCSSTLSELGLQLVIDLFALKDSSYWLVRTELLETLAELDFRLVNFLERKNEALHKGDHHYTRCLRLQDRVLHDVVIHLLGDDDPRVRHVAASAVSRLVPRLFYDCDQGQVDPVVAIARDQSSVYLQLLMHETQPPSQFTVSTITRMYRGYNFSTAVSDVTLENNLSRVVTAVSHAFTSSTSRALTFGCCEALCLLATNFPVGTWSTGWHCGYVSSSSSFSSRSSLNRSRGRTLSLSQNPTAPASSGTSSAADAERKTLTVGMANMVLSLLSSAWFPLDLSSHQDALLLSGNLLAAVAPTCMRNPWAGEEETSSGNATTGQSKMEEPWAALAERSLVGMVEQLFSHLLKVLNICAHVLDDTPPGPAVKAALPSLSNTPSLSPIRRKGKDKDAAEPGAAPMSPKKSNELNTGRPSDGTGSAAVNKSTTLGSFYHLPPYLKLYDVLKATHANYKVTLDLHSQQEKFGSFLRSTLDVLSQLLELATLHDISKCVEEILGYLKSCFSREPTMATVCVQQLLKTLFGTNLASQCEGVLSGPSRSQGKALRLGSSSLRPGLYHYCFMAPYTHFTQALADASLRNMVQAEQDQDTSGWFDVMQKASTQLRSNIANATRHRGDKNAIHNHIRLFEPLVIKALKQYTTSTSVALQRQVLDLLAQLVQLRVNYCLLDSDQVFIGFVLKQFEYIEVGQFRDSEAIIPNIFFFLVLLSYERYHSKQIISIPKIIQLCDGIMASGRKAVTHAIPALQPIVHDLFVLRGSNKADAGKELDTQKEVVVSMLLRLVQHHQVLEMFILVLQQCHKENEDKWKRLSRQIADVILPMIAKQQMHLDSPEALGVLNTLFESVAPSSLRPVDMLLKSMFTIPATMASVATVQLWVSGILAVLRVLVSQSTEDIVLSRIHELSLSPHLLSCHTIRHLHQQSPSSSGLPPADTLGNQESNGEAQKAPPEETFARFLLQLVGVLLDDISTRQVKVDITEQQHTFYCQQLGTLLMCLIHVFKSGMFRRITAAASRVLKGEGGQTGAEASLFYPLEGLNNMVQSLITTHPSLVLLWCQVLLIINYTNYSWWTEVHQTPRRHSLSCTKLLSPHSSGEGEEDKPESRLAMVNREIVRRGALILFCDYVCQNLHDSEHLTWLIVNHVRDLISLSHEPPVQDFISAVHRNSAASGLFIQAIQSRCDNLTTPTMLKKTLQCLEGIHLSQSGSLLMLYVDKLLNTPFRVLARMVDTLACRRVEMLLAETLQNSIAQLPVEELDRIQEYLQTSGLAQRHQRFYSLLDRFRATVADTNSPSPPVTSHPLDGEPPPAPELVIADKEWYVALVKSQCCLRGDVSLLETTELLTKLPPADLLSIMSCKDFNLSLLCPCLSMGVQRLARGQGSLLLETALQVTLEQLEGVTGSLPAPHQSFLPPAQTEPYWDKLGDVYDEPGFYPRVLSLCRALSQYLLSVSQLPSSLRIPADKEHLITSFTVTATEVVVWRLLQDRLPLSVDLQWALSCLCLALQQPCVWNKLSTPEYSTHTCSLVYCLSLIIAAVAVSPGDQLLYPEKKKTKGDPEEDQVDSARADHMCEWQACEIMAELVEGLQSVLSLGHHRNTEFPAFLTPMLRNIVISLSRLPLVNSYTRVPPLVWKLGWSPQPGGEFGTTLPEIPVDFLQEKDVFREFLYRINTLGWSSRTQFEETWATLLGVLVTQPITMDQEEETQQEEDLERTQLNVLAVQAITSLVLSAMTLPTAGNPAVSCLEQQPRNKSLKALETRFGRKLAVIRGEVEREIQALVSKRDNVHTHHPYHAWDPVPSLSAASAAGTLISHEKLLLQINTEREMGNMDYKLGQVSIHSVWLGNNITPLREEEWGEDEEDEADTPAPTSPPVSPINSRKHRAGVDIHSCSQFLLELYSQWLIPGSPSHRRTPTILISEVVRSLLAVSDLFTERNQFDMMFSTLMELQKLHPPEDEILNQYLVPAICKAAAVLGMDKAIAEPVCRLLETTLRSTHLPSRMGALHGVLYVLECDLLDDTAKQLIPTVSEYLLSNLRAIAHCVNLHNQQHVLVMCAVAFYMMENYPLDVGAEFMAGIIQLCGVMVSASEDCTPSVIYHCVLRGLERLLLSEQLSRVDGEALVKLSVDRVNMPSPHRAMAALGLMLTCMYTAVLASGSDVTGVRGQVDSGAAVAEAVGVTAGHVGFSSGKEKASPAGRPAHPDPQAPDSESIIVAMERVSVLFDRIRKGLPSEARVVSRILPQFLDDFFPPQDVMNKVIGEFLSNQQPYPQFMATVVYKVFQTLHATGQSSMVRDWVLLSLSNFTQRTPVAMAMWSLSCFFVSASTSQWISALLPHVISRMGSSEVVDVNLFCLVAMDFYRHQIDEELDRRAFQSVFETVASPGSPYHQLLGCLQSIHQDTSL, from the exons ATGGCCACCATGGAGAAACTGATGAAGGCCTTTGAGTCTCTGAAGTCATTCCAACAACAGCAGGGGCCGCCAACTGCGGAGGAGCTGGTCCAGAGACA AAAAAAGGAGCAGGCAACCACAAAGAAGGACAGGGTGACCCACTGCCTGACAATATGTGAAAACATTGTGGCTCAGTCGTTGAG CAGAACGTCCCCCGAGTTTCAGAAACTGCTCGGCATCGCCATGGAGatgttcctgctctgcagcgACGACAGTGAGTCAGACGTCCGCATGGTTGCCGACGAGTGCCTGAACAAAATCATCAAA GCCCTGATGGACTCCAACTTGCCTCgactgcagctggagctgtataaagaaataaaaaag AACGGTGCCTCTCGGAGTTTGAGGGCAGCGCTGTGGAGGTTCGCTGAACTTGCCCACCTCATCAGACCACAGAAATGCAG gCCCTATCTGGTCAACCTGTTGCCGTGCCTCACCAGAATCACCAAACGACAGGAGGAGACGGTGCAGGAGACGCTCGCCGCAGCAATGCCCAAGATCATGATGGCCTTGGGGCACTTCGCTAACGATGGAGAGATCAAG GTGCTGCTCAAATCATTTGTGGCCAACCTGAAGTCCAGCTCCCCCACCATCAGACGGACAGCCGCCAGCTCCGCCGTCAGTGTGTGTCAACACTCCAGACGCGCCAGCTACTTCTACACTTGGCTTCTCAACGTCCTGCTGG GTCTGGTGGTTCCAGTTGATGAGGAACATCCCACCCATCTCATTCTGGGGGTGCTGTTAACGCTCCGCTACCTAatgccgctgctgcagcagcaggtgaacACCACCAGCCTCAAAGGAAGCTTTGGAGTCATGAGAAAAGAGGCGGACGTGCAGCCCACCCCTGAACAGCTTCTCCAG GTGTACGAGCTGACCCTACACTACACACAGCACTGGGATCACAATGTGGTCACGGcctctctggagctgctgcagcaggtgttcAGGACTCCGCCACCGGagcttctgcacatgctcatcACCGCCGGCAGCATTTCACACGCCACCGTGTTCCGTCAGGACGCAGAGAGCCGCGCACGCTCCGGCAGCATCCTGGAGCTCATCG GTAAAATTCTTTCTGGGGAGGAGGATGGGTTAGAAGATGATCCTGAGAGGACGGAGGTCACGACTGGAGCCTTCACAG CCTCGGTCGTCGGCGCAGACGGCTCCTCCGCGGCTCAGGTGGACATCATCACCGAGCAGCCCCGCTCCTCCCAGCACACCCTGCAGCCCGGCGACTCGGTGGACCTCAGCGTGTCCTCGGAGCAGGGAGGGGGCGGGACGTCTGCGTCCGGCACCCCGGAGTCGCCCAACGACAACGAGGAGGAGATGCTGAGCCGCAGCTCCAGCGGCGGAGCCAACGTCACCCCCGAGACGGCGGACTACACCACGCCAGAGAACGCCACCCCGGAGGGAGGGCCGCTGGGGGAAGGCGTCACACTGCTGGGCACCAACGACCGCTCGCTCCCCCCCAGCGACTCCTCCCAGACCACCACGGAGGGCCCGGACTCGGCCGTCACCCCCTCCGACGTGGCAGAGCTG GTCCTGGATGGCAGTGAGAGCCAATACTCCGGGATGCAGATTGGAACACTacaggatgaagaagatgaagcaACTGCTGCAGCGTCTTCCTCTCAGGAGGAGCCTCCCGAACCATTCCTGCAGTCAgcactgg CTTTGAGCAAGCCGCACCTTTTCGAAGGCCGAGGCCACAACCGGCAGGGCTCCGACAGCAGCGTGGACCGCTTCATACCAAAGGATGAACAAGCTGAGCCCGAACCGGAAAACAAG CCATCACGGATTAAAGGTGCGATCGGACACTACACCGACCAGGACGTGGAGCCGCTGGTTCACTGCGTCCGGCTTCTCGCCGCTTCCTTTCTGCTGACCGGACAGAAAAACG gtttGATTCCTGACAAAGAGGTGCGAGTGAGCGTGAAGGCTTTAGCAGTCAGCTGCGTGGGAGCCGCCGCAGCGCTGCATCCCGAAGCCTTCTTCAACTCTCTCTACCTGGAGCCGCTGGATGGCGTCCCAGCCGACG agcagcagtatATCAGCGACGTCCTGGGGCTGATTGAACACGGGGACCCTCAGATCAGGGGGGCCACAGCCATCCTCTGCGGGGCCATCATACAGGCTGCCCTCATTAAAACACGCTACAACATACACACTTGGCTGGCCAGTGTGCAAAGCGCAAcag GTAACCCTCTGTCCCTGGTGGACTTGGTGCCTTTGCTCCGGAAGACTCTAAAAGACGAGTCTTCCGTCACCTGTAAGATGGCCTGCTCTGCAGTGAGG CACTGCATCATGACGGTGTGCAGCAGCACTTTGAGTGAACTCGGCCTGCAGCTGGTCATCGACCTGTTCGCTCTCAAGGATTCTTCCTATTGGCTCGTTCGGACCGAACTCTTAGAAACTCTGGCTGAGTTGGACTTCCG ATTAGTTAATTTCTTGGAAAGGAAAAATGAGGCGTTGCACAAAGGTGATCATCACTACACCAGG tgtctccgacTGCAAGACAGAGTCCTGCATGATGTTGTGATACATCTGTTGGGAGATGACGATCCCAGAGTGAGACATGTGGCTGCATCTGCTGTCAGCAG ATTGGTTCCCAGGTTGTTCTATGACTGCGATCAGGGCCAGGTGGACCCGGTGGTGGCGATCGCCCGGGACCAGAGTTCAgtctacctgcagctgctcatgCACGAGACGCAGCCGCCCTCCCAGTTCACAGTTAGCACAATCACGAG GATGTACCGCGGCTACAACTTCTCCACCGCTGTGTCTGACGTGACCCTGGAGAACAACCTGTCCAGAGTCGTAACTGCCGTCTCCCACGCTTTCACCTCATCTACCTCCAGAGCGCTGACA ttTGGCTGCTGTGAGGCTCTGTGTCTCCTGGCTACAAACTTTCCAGTGGGCACTTGGAGCACAGGCTGGCACTGTGGTTACgtgagctccagcagcagcttttcctcCCGGTCTAGTCTGAACCGCAGCAGAGGCCGAACGCTCAG TTTGTCACAGAACCCCACTGCTCCAGCATCATCGGGCACCTCGTCGGCTGCAGACGCCGAGCGGAAGACTCTCACGGTGGGGATGGCCAACATGGTgctgtctctgctctcctccgcCTGGTTTCCACTCGATCTTTCTTCACATCAGGATGCCCTTCTGCTTTCTGGCAACCTGCTTGCTG CTGTCGCTCCTACATGCATGCGCAACCCTTGGGCCGGAGAGGAGGAGACCAGCAGCGGGAACGCCACCACAGGCCAAAGCAAGATGGAGGAACCCTGGGCCGCTCTGGCCGAACGCTCCCTGGTGGGCATGGTGGAGCAGCTCTTTTCCCATCTGCTCAAGGTCCTCAACATCTGTGCTCACGTGTTGGACGACACTCCGCCAGGACCAGCAGTGAAG GCCGCTCTTCCGTCTTTGAGCAACACTCCGTCCCTCAGCCCAATCCGCAGGAAAGGCAAAGACAAGGACGCCGCGGAGCCGGGCGCCGCCCCCATGAGCCCGAAAAAGAGCAATGAGCTCAACACGG GCAGGCCGAGCGACGGCACCGGATCAGCGGCCGTAAACAAATCGACCACCCTGGGAAGTTTTTACCACCTTCCGCCCTACCTGAAGCTCTACGATGTGCTCAAGGCCACGCACGCCAATTACAAG GTGACACTGGACCTCCACAGCCAGCAGGAGAAGTTTGGGAGTTTCCTGCGGTCCACTTTAGATGTCCTgtctcagctgctggagctggcaACACTACATGACATTAGCAAG tgtgtggagGAAATCTTGGGCTACCTCAAGTCCTGCTTCTCCAGAGAACCTACAATGGCAACAGTTTGTGTACAGCAG CTGTTGAAAACCCTGTTTGGGACGAACCTGGCCTCTCAGTGCGAGGGCGTCCTGAGTGGGCCCAGCCGCTCCCAGGGCAAGGCGCTCCGCCTCGGCTCCTCCAGCCTGCGACCGGGACTCTACCACTACTGCTTCATGGCGCCGTACACACACTTCACCCAGGCTCTGGCCGACGCCAGCCTCCGCAACATGGTGCAGgcggagcaggaccaggacacGTCTGG TTGGTTCGACGTGATGCAGAAAGCTTCGACTCAGCTGAGGTCCAACATCGCCAATGCCACGCGCCACAGAGGAGACAAG AATGCCATTCACAACCACATCCGGCTGTTTGAGCCTCTGGTGATCAAAGCTTTGAAGCAGTACACCACCAGCACCTCTGTGGCCCTGCAGCGCCAGGTGCTGGACCTGCTGGCACAGCTGGTGCAGCTCCGAGTCAACTACTGCCTGCTCGACTCGGATCAG gtgttcATAGGCTTTGTCCTGAAGCAGTTTGAGTACATTGAAGTGGGGCAATTCAG AGACTCCGAGGCGATCATTCCCAACATCTTTTTCTTCCTGGTCCTGTTGTCGTACGAGCGATACCACTCCAAGCAGATCATCAGCATCCCAAAGATCATCCAGCTCTGTGACGGCATCATGGCCAGCGGCAGGAAAGCTGTCACACACG ccatcCCTGCCCTGCAGCCAATAGTTCACGACCTGTTCGTGTTGAGGGGCTCCAACAAAGCCGACGCAGGCAAAGAGCTGGACACGCAGAAGGAGGTGGTGGTCTCCATGCTCCTCAGACTGGTCCAGCACCACCAG GTGCTGGAGATGTTCATCCTCGTTCTGCAGCAGTGTCACAAAGAAAACGAAGACAAGTGGAAGAGGCTGTCCAGACAGATCGCAGACGTCATACTCCCTATGATCGCTAAGCAGCAG ATGCATCTGGACTCTCCGGAGGCGTTAGGAGTGTTGAACACACTGTTCGAGTCTGTGGCTCCTTCCTCTCTCCGACCTGTTGACATGCTGCTCAAGAGTATGTTCACCATCCCCGCCACAATG GCGTCTGTGGCGACCGTCCAGCTGTGGGTGTCGGGAATCCTGGCCGTACTCCGGGTGCTCGTCTCCCAGTCCACCGAGGACATCGTCCTGTCTCGGATCCACGAGctgtctctgtcccctcacctcCTCTCCTGCCACACCATCCGCCACCTGCACCAGCAGAGCCCGTCCTCCAGCGGCCTTCCCCCTGCGGACACGCTGGGAAACCAGGAATCCAACGGGGAAGCACAGAAGGCTCCGCCTGAGGAAACCTTCGCCCG gttcctgctgcagctggtcggGGTGTTGCTGGACGACATTTCCACCCGGCAGGTGAAAGTGGAcatcactgagcagcagcacaccTTCTACTGCCAGCAGCTGGGCACGCTGCTCATGTGTCTGATACACGTCTTCAAAAGTG GAATGTTCCGCAGGATCACGGCTGCAGCCAGCCGGGTCCTGAAGGGCGAAGGTGGACAGACCGGTGCCGAGGCCAGCCTCTTCTACCCGTTAGAAGGCCTGAACAACATGGTGCAGAGCCTCATCACCACCCACCCCTCCCTGGTGCTGCTGTGGTGTCAggtcctcctcatcatcaaCTACACCAACTACTCCTGGTGGACGGAGGTTCACCAGACGCCCCG AAGACACAGCCTCTCATGTACGAAGTTGCTGAGCCCTCATTCGTcgggagaaggagaagaggacaAGCCCGAGTCGCGCTTGGCGATGGTCAACAGAGAGATCGTACGCCGGGGGGCTCTGATCCTCTTCTGCGACTatgtg TGTCAGAACCTCCACGACTCCGAGCATCTCACCTGGCTGATCGTCAACCACGTGCGCGACCTGATCAGCCTTTCCCATGAGCCTCCGGTGCAGGACTTCATCAGCGCCGTCCACCGCAACTCGGCCGCCAGCGGCCTCTTCATCCAGGCCATCCAGTCCCGCTGCGACAACCTGACCACC CCCACCATGCTGAAGAAGACTCTGCAGTGCTTGGAAGGGATTCACCTCAGCCAGTCTGGCTCGCTGCTCATGCTTTATGTGGACAAACTGCTCAATACTCCCTTCAGAGTTTTGGCCCGCATGGTGGACACGCTGGCATGTCGCAGGGTGGAGATGCTGCTCGCCGAGACGCTGCAG AACAGCATAGCTCAGCTGCCAGTGGAGGAACTGGACCGGATCCAAGAATACCTCCAGACCAGTGGCTTGGCTCAGAG ACATCAGAGGTTTTACTCCCTGCTGGACAGGTTCAGAGCCACGGTCGCCGACACTAacagcccctcccctcccgtgACCTCTCACCCCCTGGACGGGGAGCCGCCCCCTGCCCCCGAACTGGTCATTGCAGACAAG GAGTGGTACGTTGCTCTGGTGAAGTCTCAGTGTTGTCTCCGTGGAGATGTTTCCTTGTTGGAGACAACGGAGCTTCTTACCAAACTGCCTCCTGCAGATCTCCTCAGCATCATGAGCTGCAAG GATTTCAATCTCAGCCTGTTGTGCCCGTGCCTGAGTATGGGAGTGCAGCGGTTAGCACGGGGTCAAGGGTCACTTTTGTTAGAGACAGCCTTGCAGGTGACCCTGGAGCAACTGGAGGGGGTCACCGGGTCTCTTCCCGCCCCTCACCAGTCCTTCCTGCCTCCGGCCCAGACAGAGCCGTACTGGGACAAACTGGGAGACGTCTACG ACGAGCCGGGGTTCTACCCCAGGGTCCTGTCGCTCTGCAGAGCGCTCTCCCAGTATCTGCTGAGTGTGAGCCAGCTGCCGTCTTCGCTGCGTATCCCCGCTGACAAGGAACACCTCATCACCTCGTTCACCGTCACCGCCACCGAG GTGGTGGTGTGGCGTCTGCTCCAGGACCGCCTGCCCCTCAGCGTGGACCTGCAGTGGGCCCTGtcctgtctgtgtctggctctgcagcagccgtgCGTCTGGAACAAGCTCTCCACCCCGGagtacagcacacacacctgctcgcTCGTCTACTGCCTCAGTCTCATTATTGCTGCAG TGGCTGTGAGTCCCGGCGACCAGCTGCTGtatccagagaagaagaagactaaAGGAGACCCCGAAGAAGACCAGGTGGACTCGGCTCGTGCCGATC ACATGTGTGAGTGGCAGGCGTGTGAGATCATGGCGGAGCTGGTGGAAGGCCTGCAGAGCGTCCTCTCCCTGGGTCATCATAGAAACACAGAATTTCCCGCTTTCCTCACACCGATGTTGCGGAACATCGTTATAAGTCTGTCCCGCCTGCCTTTGGTCAACAGCTACACCCGAGTCCCTCCACTG gttTGGAAACTGGGCTGGTCCCCTCAGCCAGGAGGAGAGTTCGGTACAACGTTGCCAGAGATCCCTGTGGACTTCTTGCAGGAAAAGGACGTCTTCAGAGAGTTTCTCTATCGCATCAACACACTAG GTTGGAGCAGCAGGACTCAGTTTGAGGAGACGTGGGCCACCCTGCTGGGGGTGCTGGTCACCCAACCCATCACGatggaccaggaggaggagacgcagcAGGAG gaggacctggagcgGACCCAGCTGAATGTGCTGGCCGTGCAGGCCATCACCAGCCTGGTGTTGAGTGCCATGACCCTTCCCACCGCCGGGAACCCTGCAGTCAGCTGTCTGGAACAGCAGCCCCGCAACAAGAGCCTTAAAGCCCTGGAGACGCG GTTTGGGAGGAAGCTTGCTGTGATAaggggagaggtggagagggagaTCCAGGCTCTCGTGTCGAAGCGAGATAATGTCCACACGCATCACCCGTACCACGCCTGGGACCCCGTTCCTTCTCTGTCGGCCGCCTCTGCAG CCGGTACACTGATCAGTCAcgagaagctgctgcttcagatcaacacagagagggagatggGAAACATGGATTACAAGCTGGGGCAG GTCTCCATCCATTCAGTGTGGCTGGGTAACAACATCACTCCTCTGAGGGAGGAAGAGTggggtgaggatgaggaggatgaggcgGACACCCCAGCGCCCACCTCTCCCCCAGTCTCCCCCATTAACTCGAG GAAGCACCGTGCAGGAGTGGACATTCACTCGTGTTCCCAGTTCCTGCTGGAGCTCTACAGCCAGTGGCTGATTCCGGGCTCCCCGAGTCACAGGCGAACCCCGACCATCCTCATCAGTGAAGTCGTCCGATCG ctgctggcggTGTCGGACCTGTTCACCGAGCGGAACCAGTTCGACATGATGTTCTCCACCctgatggagctgcagaaactccACCCTCCCGAAGACGAGATCCTCAATCAGTACCTGGTGCCGGCCATCTGCAAGGCCGCCGCCGTGCTGGGGATG GACAAAGCGATCGCCGAGCCGGTGTGCCGCCTGCTGGAGACCACGCTGCGCAGCACCCACCTCCCCAGCCGCATGGGGGCGCTGCACGGCGTGCTCTACGTGCTGGAGTGCGACCTGCTGGACGACACGGCCAAGCAGCTGATCCCCACCGTGTCCGAGTACCTCCTGTCCAACCTGAGAGCGATCGCTCA CTGTGTGAACCTGCATAACCAGCAGCATGTGTTGGTGATGTGTGCTGTGGCGTTCTACATGATGGAGAACTACCCTCTGGACGTGGGAGCTGAGTTTATGGCCGGGATCATTCAG TTGTGTGGGGTGATGGTGTCGGCCAGCGAGGACTGCACCCCGTCGGTCATTTACCACTGCGTGCTCCGCGGCCTGGAGCGCCTCCTGCTGTCGGAGCAGCTGTCCCGCGTGGACGGCGAGGCGCTGGTCAAGCTCAGCGTGGACCGAGTCAACATGCCGTCGCCGCACAGAGCCATGGCCGCCCTCGGCCTCATGCTCACCTGCATGTACACCG CGGTGCTGGCGTCGGGTTCAGACGTTACAGGGGTTAGAGGTCAGGTTGACTCTGGCGCTGCGGTAGCGGAGGCGGTGGGCGTGACGGCCGGTCATGTTGGTTTCTCCTCAGGCAAGGAGAAAGCCAGCCCCGCCGGCCGCCCTGCCCACCCCGACCCTCAGGCCCCCGACAGCGAGTCCATCATCGTGGCCATGGAGAGGGTCTCGGTGCTCTTCGACAG GATCAGGAAGGGTTTACCCAGCGAGGCAAGAGTCGTCTCCAGGATCCTGCCCCAGTTTCTGGACGACTTCTTCCCACCACAGGATGTCATGAACAAGGTTATCGGAGAGTTCCTGTCCAATCAGCAGCCGTACCCTCAGTTCATGGCCACGGTGGTCTACAAG